A single region of the Hypanus sabinus isolate sHypSab1 unplaced genomic scaffold, sHypSab1.hap1 scaffold_2419, whole genome shotgun sequence genome encodes:
- the LOC132387954 gene encoding ribonuclease inhibitor-like, with the protein MDLNLSGNKLGDSGVKLVSAALRNPECKIQKLWLWDVGLTDSGAEDLVSALSTNTSVTDLNLSGNKLGDSGVKLVSAALRNPECKIQTLWLRDVGLTDSGAEDLVSTLSTNPSLTDLDLRSNSLTDRSVPALRRLILTLPSLERIWLWGNRFSGTGMKELRSLQGFRPGLMVDLNI; encoded by the exons atggATCTGAACCTGAgtggtaataaactgggagattcaggagtgaaactggtgtctgcggctctgaggaacccggagtgtaaaatacagaaactgtg gctgtgggatgtcggtctcacagattctggtgccgaggatctcgtctccgctctcagtacaaacactTCAGTGACGGATCTGAACCTGAGTGGTAATAAactgggggattcaggagtgaaactggtgtctgcggctctgaggaacccggagtgtaaaatacagacactgtg gctgagggatgtcggtctcacagattctggggccgaggatctcgtctccactctcagtacaaacccatcactgacggatctGGACCTGAGATCaaactctctgacagaccgatctgtccccgctctccgccgcctcatactgaccctcccgagtctggagcggatctg gctgtgggggaatcggttcagtgggaccgggatgaaggaactgagatctctacagggattcagacccggactgatggtggatctgaacatctga